CCACCCGGCGGTAATGGATCTCGCGCGCCAGGCTGCGGATCAGGTGGATGCCCAAGCCGCCGTCCTGCCGGGTGTCCAGCGGCGATTCCGTGTCTGGCACATCCAGCGACAGCAGGTCGAAGGGGGGGCCGTCATCCTCCACCCGGATGCGCAGTTCCGTCTCGGTCAGCGCCACCCGCAGGTCGGTGAACGTGGCCGGCGGATAGCCCGCGCGGCCGTGGGTCGCCACGTTGGTGGCCAGTTCCTCGCACACCAGGGCCAGGCGATGGGAAACCCGCGGCGACAGCTCGGCGGCTTCGGCGAAAGCCTCCAGCCGGTCCAGCACGCCGGGAATGGCGGCGGAATCGGCAGCGACGCGCAGCTCAAACTCCATCCCAACCCCCGTCGTCTCGGCCCCAATCCATTAACCGACTAGCTAACACGAAACAGGAAGCCGGCGAAATTTAAACAACCGTGACGGTTTCCTGCGCCGGATGCGATGGATACCGGCGGCGCGAGGCTCTGCCTCGTGCCGCTGTAGGCCCCGACTGGGGCCGCCGGAGATTTCCGGGGAGCGAAGCGGACTGGTAAGCGAGGAAGCCTAAGCCACCCAATAGGCACGAAGGCTACCCTCGCAAGTTTTGATCATTGTAAATTCCCGTAATGGTAGTATATTGACAACCTGATGCAATTCATTAACGACAGGAAGTCAAGATGCGCCGCCCCGTCGTCGTCACTTTGTTGGCCCTCTTTCTGCCTGTCACCGCCGCCATGGCCCAGACGGCCCAGATCATCACCAAAGATTTCTGTGACGACCAGTCCGGCGCCTTCGACATCGTCTGGGCAACTGGCCAGAAGGACACAGCGCCAGTGTCCGTCTTCCTCCTGAAAGATAAATTGCAGCCGTTCGTGCCGGTGGAAAAGGGCAAATCTCTCAATGACTTCTCGACTTTCATGGTCAATTCACACGGAGATTGCGGCCAGGTCGGTCCCCTGACGGCCGCAGAGTTCGCAGAGAAGTTTAAGAAGGAGAAGAAGGACGCCCCTGGGAAGGTAAACTTCTACTCTTGCAACGCCGCCAAGGCGCCGCCCATTGGCAAGAGCGTGGTCGCGGCCCTTGCGGCGGAATATCCAGGTCCGCCGAGGGCCGATACCGATATCAAGGTCCTGTCGGGTGCCAAAGAGGCGGCGGCGCTGAGGCCGCCCACTGACGGCAAACCGGTGAGCAAGATCTCGGAGGCCGTCTACTATAGCGGTGTTTCTTCCACTGGAGATAAAATCGTAGAGGGTCTTAAGAAGGACTGGAATAAAGAAAAATATCCTGGATCCCTTATGACATATAAAGACTACTGTGTCCATCACGTGATCCCGAGCATTAGTAACGATTCCACGTTCGACAAGTTTGTAAAACAGATTAATAGTACATTTGGCGATAGATATATCGAGCTTATAAATACAAATTCAGGTGGCGCTGCGTTGACGGTGTGTGGAGCTCAGTCAAATACGGCTTGCCCCTAGGCGTTTAGAGCGAGATGCGATCACGCGTGATCGCATCTCGCTCTTTAAGCTGTTCATGATAGAGCGGAACGCGATCAGGTGATGCCACCTGATC
The DNA window shown above is from Azospirillaceae bacterium and carries:
- a CDS encoding ATP-binding protein produces the protein MEFELRVAADSAAIPGVLDRLEAFAEAAELSPRVSHRLALVCEELATNVATHGRAGYPPATFTDLRVALTETELRIRVEDDGPPFDLLSLDVPDTESPLDTRQDGGLGIHLIRSLAREIHYRRVEPHNRIDIVLDLAG